The Ziziphus jujuba cultivar Dongzao chromosome 7, ASM3175591v1 genome includes a region encoding these proteins:
- the LOC107432063 gene encoding uncharacterized protein LOC107432063 codes for MDSGNSGSMQSSSGGDEEYDSRAESISALLSNAATHHHHHIGSSMGANPTQPQTHHHHHHHHQSASNSMFDPLSHFFDPLSSRQIPLANPNSLLNLDMPWSKSLRSDPNSIDLGGLIPSSSSTQPFFTTTTNNNNQLGHTTAAAAAVGGAARDGGSSFPAVQISPENVSRGSVSGAPNEQSINNNTNNSNSNVVVRNPKKRSRASRRAPTTVLTTDTTNFRAMVQEFTGIPAPPFTSSPFPRTRLDLFGSGTSVRSGHLDPSPPPPYLLRPFAHKINQPPPPFSSSSSSFSSSMVLDGLVSNSTSTTNIGSNSTSSINYQQQQQPHNNSTNNNLLNIGGGMQNPLLNFQSLLQTQQQKYASLSSSTSSINPATDHHNSSSKMVGGGGGGGGGGGVLEEFGLSHGNVNSHQLTGGGFRNILSSSSNGALSRSSESNPTTTMGNWSIGGGGGRVGSSNNNGNNNEDQSLLRSLNGGSYGNNPERPVVTNGKLNFSASSSSDFHGGDKGTENVTTAAARSEGVIGGEIWGIVSRRNLLLHHSIISSHVSVFHSFSFICFYLFIKYDAYEPPVVSRQVQI; via the exons atggatTCGGGAAACAGTGGGAGTATGCAATCTTCAAGTGGTGGAGACGAAGAGTACGATTCACGCGCCGAATCGATTTCAGCTCTGTTGAGTAACGCGGccactcatcatcatcatcatattgGGTCGTCCATGGGTGCTAACCCAACACAACCACagacccaccaccaccaccaccatcatcatcagTCTGCTTCGAACTCCATGTTCGATCCTCTTTCCCACTTCTTCGATCCATTATCGTCGCGGCAAATTCCACTCGCAAACCCAAATTCACTCCTCAATCTGGATATGCCTTGGTCCAAATCCTTACGATCCGACCCGAATTCCATCGATCTTGGTGGTTTAATCccttcatcttcttcaacccAACCTTttttcaccaccaccaccaacaacaacaaccaattAGGACACACCACTGCCGCCGCCGCCGCCGTCGGTGGCGCAGCAAGAGACGGCGGCTCTTCTTTTCCGGCCGTTCAGATCTCTCCGGAGAATGTTTCAAGAGGTTCGGTTTCAGGTGCTCCGAACGAGCAGAGcatcaacaacaacacaaacaacagcAATAGCAACGTCGTCGTTCGGAACCCGAAGAAGCGATCAAGAGCTTCAAGGCGTGCACCGACCACGGTGCTGACCACAGACACCACGAATTTCCGAGCCATGGTTCAAGAATTCACTGGGATCCCAGCTCCTCCATTCACATCTTCACCTTTCCCGAGGACCCGATTGGATCTATTCGGTTCGGGTACTTCCGTTAGATCAGGACATTTAGACCCTTCACCTCCTCCTCCTTATCTTCTCAGACCATTCGCTCACAAGATCAATCAACCCCCACCAccattttcatcatcatcatcatcattttcttcttcaatggTACTTGATGGTTTAGTCTCTAATTCAACCAGTACTACCAATATTGGTTCTAATTCAACCTCTTCAATTAActaccaacaacaacaacaaccccaCAATAATAGCACCAATAATAATCTTCTTAACATTGGAGGAGGCATGCAAAACCCACTTCTCAATTTCCAATCCCTTCTTCAaacccaacaacaaaaatatgcTTCGTTATCATCGTCCACTTCCTCCATTAATCCTGCAACTGATCATCATAATTCTTCTTCCAAAAtggttggtggtggtggtggtggtggtggtggtggtggtgttctTGAAGAGTTTGGTTTGAGCCATGGGAATGTTAACTCTCATCAGCTTACCGGTGGTGGCTTCCGCAACATACTCTCGTCGTCTTCCAACGGAGCATTGTCGAGGAGCAGTGAGAGTAATCCGACGACGACGATGGGCAACTGGAGTataggtggtggtggtggtagaGTTGGATCTTCAAACAACAACGGCAACAATAATGAAGATCAAAGTCTTCTGAGGTCTTTAAATGGTGGCAGTTACGGTAATAATCCTGAACGGCCGGTGGTTACGAATGGTAAATTGAACTTCTCGGCTTCTTCTTCATCGGATTTTCATGGCGGCGATAAAGGGACAGAGAATGTTACTACAGCAGCTGCTAGAAGTGAAG GAGTGATTGGTGGCGAGATTTGGGGTATCGTTAGCCGCCGCAATCTCTTATTACACCATTCTATTATCTCTTCCCATGTGTCCGTGTttcattctttttcatttatttgtttttatttgtttataaaatatgATGCTTATGAACCGCCAGTAGTTTCACGCCAggtccaaatataa
- the LOC107432004 gene encoding succinate dehydrogenase [ubiquinone] iron-sulfur subunit 3, mitochondrial — MSKSWVRHGYEKVARILKKGNPKRHNFPILKGHPAAQEHAEEAVETHDTIRNKSKVLKEFKIYRWNPNHPNNKPYLQSYFLDLSNCGPMVLDALQKIKAEEDSSLSYRRSCREGICGSCSMNIDGTNTVACLRPIGKDTSKPTVITPLPHMFVIKDLVVDLTNFYQQYKSIEPWLKTKKHPEDGREYRQSPEDRKKLDGLYECILCACCSTSCPSYWWNPEEFPGPAALLHAYRWISDSRDEFTEERLQAVTEDQRRLYRCRTIQNCTAACPKSLDPAGAIHKMKTKHLLSQPMELAGSL, encoded by the exons atgtcAAAGAGCTGGGTTCGCCATGGATATGAGAAGGTAGCTCGTATTCTGAAGAAAGGAAACCCAAAAAGGCATAATTTTCCCATTCTAAAAGGCCACCCTGCGGCCCAAGAACATGCAGAGGAAGCTGTTGAGACCCATGACACCATCAGAAATAAAAGCAAGGTGTTGAAGGAGTTCAAGATATATAGATGGAATCCTAACCATCCCAACAACAAACCTTACCTTCAATCCTATTTTCTAGACCTATCCAATTGTGGTCCTAtg GTTTTGGATGCACTACAGAAGATAAAGGCAGAGGAGGATTCAAGCTTGAGTTATAGGAGGTCATGCAGAGAAGGGATATGTGGGTCATGCTCTATGAATATTGATGGGACTAACACTGTGGCCTGTCTCAGGCCAATTGGGAAAGACACTTCCAAGCCCACTGTCATAACCCCTCTTCCTCACATGTTTGTCATCAAAGATTTGGTGGTTGACCTTACTAATTTCTACCAGCAGTATAA GTCGATAGAGCCGTGGCTGAAGACAAAAAAGCACCCAGAGGATGGGAGAGAGTACAGGCAATCACCAGAAGATAGGAAAAAGCTAGATGGTCTATATGAGTGTATACTCTGTGCTTGTTGCTCTACTTCATGCCCTTCCTACTGGTGGAATCCTGAAGAGTTCCCAGGACCAGCTGCACTACTTCATGCTTATAGATGGATCTCTGATAG CCGGGATGAGTTTACAGAGGAGAGATTGCAGGCAGTGACAGAGGACCAGAGGAGACTATACAGATGCAGGACCATTCAGAATTGTACTGCTGCTTGTCCCAAAAGCCTTGACCCTGCCGGTGCCATTCATAAGATGAAGACCAAGCATTTGCTTTCTCAACCAATGGAATTGGCTGGAAGCCTCTGA
- the LOC107432023 gene encoding protein SCO1 homolog 2, mitochondrial isoform X1: MPISRFLLSCSRRHSTEALNLLRSGICRFYPIGRPKEMQSVPSKRIQFHNYCKSSKKPNGRLGNDPVMAIETQTTPRSWGTYAIPAGAILGFVGLATFIHYNDERRVTLKGQGTSSSGNIVMGPIIGGPFTLVDTENWVVTEKNLLGNWVLLCFGYTSSPDVGPEQLQIMAKALEKLDSKYNARVLPVFVTIDPQRDTPAQLRAYLKEFDPRILGLTGAVSAVRQMAQEYRVYFKKVEEEGDDYLVESSHMMYLMNPNMELARCFGVEYNADELSEAILKELKRNPIQ, encoded by the exons ATGCCCATTTCTCGGTTTCTTCTCTCATGTTCTAGACGCCACTCAACTGAGGCTCTAAATTTACTTCGAAG TGGCATTTGTCGGTTCTACCCTATTGGCAGGCCTAAAGAAATGCA GTCTGTTCCATCTAAGAGAATCCAGTTTCATAACTATTGCAAATCATCAAAAAAACCTAATGGGAGGTTAGGTAATGATCCAGTGATGGCTATAGAAACACAGACCACCCCTCGCTCATGGGGTACTTATGCCATT CCAGCTGGTGCTATACTAGGTTTTGTTGGTCTAGCAACTTTCATTCATTATAACGATGAGAGAAGGGTAACTTTAAAAG GCCAGGGTACTAGCTCTAGTGGAAATATTGTCATGGGGCCAATAATTGGTGGTCCATTCACTTTAGTAGACACAGAGAATTGGGTAGTTACCGAAAAGAACCTTCTGGGAAACTGGGTTCTCCTTTGCTTTGGATATACTTCTTCTCCTGATGTTGGGCCAGAGCAACTTCAAATTATGGCCAAAGCTCTAGAAAAATTAG ACTCAAAATACAATGCTAGGGTTCTACCGGTTTTTGTTACAATTGATCCACAACGTGATACACCAGCTCAACTCCGTGCTTACCTTAAAG AATTCGACCCCAGGATTTTAGGGTTAACAGGAGCTGTTTCAGCTGTAAGGCAGATGGCGCAGGAATACCGAGTTTATTTTAAGAAGGTTGAAGAGGAAGGGGATGATTATCTTGTTGAATCTTCCCATATGAT GTATTTGATGAACCCAAACATGGAATTGGCGAGATGCTTTGGTGTGGAGTACAATGCCGATGAGCTATCAGAGGCAATACTAAAGGAACTCAAGCGAAACCCAATCCAGTGA
- the LOC107432023 gene encoding protein SCO1 homolog 2, mitochondrial isoform X3, whose translation MPISRFLLSCSRRHSTEALNLLRSGICRFYPIGRPKEMQSVPSKRIQFHNYCKSSKKPNGRLGNDPVMAIETQTTPRSWGTYAIPAGAILGFVGLATFIHYNDERRVTLKGQGTSSSGNIVMGPIIGGPFTLVDTENWVVTEKNLLGNWVLLCFGYTSSPDVGPEQLQIMAKALEKLAQLRAYLKEFDPRILGLTGAVSAVRQMAQEYRVYFKKVEEEGDDYLVESSHMMYLMNPNMELARCFGVEYNADELSEAILKELKRNPIQ comes from the exons ATGCCCATTTCTCGGTTTCTTCTCTCATGTTCTAGACGCCACTCAACTGAGGCTCTAAATTTACTTCGAAG TGGCATTTGTCGGTTCTACCCTATTGGCAGGCCTAAAGAAATGCA GTCTGTTCCATCTAAGAGAATCCAGTTTCATAACTATTGCAAATCATCAAAAAAACCTAATGGGAGGTTAGGTAATGATCCAGTGATGGCTATAGAAACACAGACCACCCCTCGCTCATGGGGTACTTATGCCATT CCAGCTGGTGCTATACTAGGTTTTGTTGGTCTAGCAACTTTCATTCATTATAACGATGAGAGAAGGGTAACTTTAAAAG GCCAGGGTACTAGCTCTAGTGGAAATATTGTCATGGGGCCAATAATTGGTGGTCCATTCACTTTAGTAGACACAGAGAATTGGGTAGTTACCGAAAAGAACCTTCTGGGAAACTGGGTTCTCCTTTGCTTTGGATATACTTCTTCTCCTGATGTTGGGCCAGAGCAACTTCAAATTATGGCCAAAGCTCTAGAAAAATTAG CTCAACTCCGTGCTTACCTTAAAG AATTCGACCCCAGGATTTTAGGGTTAACAGGAGCTGTTTCAGCTGTAAGGCAGATGGCGCAGGAATACCGAGTTTATTTTAAGAAGGTTGAAGAGGAAGGGGATGATTATCTTGTTGAATCTTCCCATATGAT GTATTTGATGAACCCAAACATGGAATTGGCGAGATGCTTTGGTGTGGAGTACAATGCCGATGAGCTATCAGAGGCAATACTAAAGGAACTCAAGCGAAACCCAATCCAGTGA
- the LOC107432023 gene encoding protein SCO1 homolog 2, mitochondrial isoform X2, translating to MPISRFLLSCSRRHSTEALNLLRRSVPSKRIQFHNYCKSSKKPNGRLGNDPVMAIETQTTPRSWGTYAIPAGAILGFVGLATFIHYNDERRVTLKGQGTSSSGNIVMGPIIGGPFTLVDTENWVVTEKNLLGNWVLLCFGYTSSPDVGPEQLQIMAKALEKLDSKYNARVLPVFVTIDPQRDTPAQLRAYLKEFDPRILGLTGAVSAVRQMAQEYRVYFKKVEEEGDDYLVESSHMMYLMNPNMELARCFGVEYNADELSEAILKELKRNPIQ from the exons ATGCCCATTTCTCGGTTTCTTCTCTCATGTTCTAGACGCCACTCAACTGAGGCTCTAAATTTACTTCGAAG GTCTGTTCCATCTAAGAGAATCCAGTTTCATAACTATTGCAAATCATCAAAAAAACCTAATGGGAGGTTAGGTAATGATCCAGTGATGGCTATAGAAACACAGACCACCCCTCGCTCATGGGGTACTTATGCCATT CCAGCTGGTGCTATACTAGGTTTTGTTGGTCTAGCAACTTTCATTCATTATAACGATGAGAGAAGGGTAACTTTAAAAG GCCAGGGTACTAGCTCTAGTGGAAATATTGTCATGGGGCCAATAATTGGTGGTCCATTCACTTTAGTAGACACAGAGAATTGGGTAGTTACCGAAAAGAACCTTCTGGGAAACTGGGTTCTCCTTTGCTTTGGATATACTTCTTCTCCTGATGTTGGGCCAGAGCAACTTCAAATTATGGCCAAAGCTCTAGAAAAATTAG ACTCAAAATACAATGCTAGGGTTCTACCGGTTTTTGTTACAATTGATCCACAACGTGATACACCAGCTCAACTCCGTGCTTACCTTAAAG AATTCGACCCCAGGATTTTAGGGTTAACAGGAGCTGTTTCAGCTGTAAGGCAGATGGCGCAGGAATACCGAGTTTATTTTAAGAAGGTTGAAGAGGAAGGGGATGATTATCTTGTTGAATCTTCCCATATGAT GTATTTGATGAACCCAAACATGGAATTGGCGAGATGCTTTGGTGTGGAGTACAATGCCGATGAGCTATCAGAGGCAATACTAAAGGAACTCAAGCGAAACCCAATCCAGTGA
- the LOC107432012 gene encoding PLAT domain-containing protein 3 translates to MELRNTVMLSLALSLTFLAVAQSSDYECVYTIYVRTGSIFKGGTDSIINVRLYDENGYGVEITDLEAWGGIMEAGHNYFERGNLDIFSGRGPCLDAPVCALNLTSDGSGDHHGWYCNYVEVTTTGPHIQCKQQLFTIEQWLATDTSPYELTAIRNDCPYDFADKKLQIKSSSSSASSSRPLKLKSVV, encoded by the exons ATGGAGCTCCGCAACACTGTCATGCTCTCTCTCGCTTTGTCTCTCACTTTCTTGGCCGTCGCTCAATCTTCT GATTATGAATGCGTCTACACGATCTACGTGAGGACGGGATCGATCTTCAAGGGAGGTACGGACTCCATCATCAACGTCCGGCTCTACGACGAAAACGGCTACGGTGTCGAGATCACAGATCTCGAGGCGTGGGGAGGGATAATGGAGGCCGGCCACAACTACTTCGAGAGGGGCAATCTCGACATTTTCAGCGGCCGCGGACCTTGCCTTGATGCTCCCGTCTGCGCGCTCAACCTCACCTCCGACGGTTCCGGTGACCACCACGGCTGGTACTGCAACTACGTGGAGGTCACCACCACCGGGCCCCACATCCAGTGCAAGCAGCAGCTCTTCACAATCGAGCAGTGGCTCGCCACCGATACGTCGCCGTACGAGCTCACCGCCATCAGGAACGACTGTCCTTATGATTTCGCCGATAAGAAACTCCAGATCaagtcttcttcttcatctgctTCTTCGTCTCGTCCTTTAAAATTGAAATCTGTTGTTTGA